The segment CACTGCTTGCCCAACAACGCCAGGAAGATCTGCGCCTTCTGCGCACCGAACCCTGGCAGTGCCCGCAGCCGCCGCAACACCTCGGGACCGTCCGGGGACCCGGACGTCCACAACACCTCCGGGTCGCCCCCATACTCCTCGAGCAACGCCTGACACAACGCCTGGATCCGCTTGGCCATCGACCCCGGGAACCGATGCACCGCCGGAGGCTCGGCACACAGGTCCGCGAACCGCTCCGGGTCCATCGCCGCGATGTCCTCCGCGCGCAACGAACCCAACCGATCCAGGATCTTCTTCGGGCCAGCGAACGCGGACTCCATCGTGACCTGCTGATCCAACAGCATGCCGATCATCAAGGCCAATGGGTCCTGGGACAACAGCCGATCGGCCTCGGCGTCCCCGGTGAGATGCAACGCTCGACTCATGCTCCCCATCCTCCCAGCTCACGCCGGCGACCCCGCGACATAGCGCCACGTCGCCCCTGCCCCTTCTCCTACCCGCCAGGATCGCGCCACGAGACAACCATCGCCGCACGTCGATCGAACCGGCCGCGTCGGCGATAATGACACCATGGCAGTCGACCCCACCAACCCGACCGCTCCGTCGCTCCCCACGGACACCGCCGAGAAGTACGCCGCGTGGTTCGCCTGCCTCGCCGACCCCACGCGCCTGCGACTTCTCCACCTCCTGGCCACGGGGACCCCCGCTCCCACCGTCGGCGAGCTGGCCTCCCGCCTCGCCATCGGGCAACCGACGGTCTCCCACCACCTGCGCAAGCTGTCCACCGCCGAGTGCGTCACCCTCACCAAGGACGGCACCGCGACCCGCGTGTCCATCAACGCCGACTGCGCGGCGGAACTCCCCCACGTGATCGACGTGCTCACCGGCCTGTTGGCCACCACTCCGTGCTGCCCCACCGACCTTCCGGCCGACGTCACGATCCGCCCGATGATCTCAGCTGACTTCGACACGGTGCGCGCCATCTACGCCGAGGGAATCGCCACGGGGAACGCCACCTTCGAAACGGAACCCCCCGACGTCGCCACGCTCGAGCGGAAGTGGCTCCCCGACCATCGGTGGGTCGCCGAGATCGCCGACGTCGTGGTGGGGTGGGCCGCCGCCACACCGACATCGTCCCGGGCCTGCTACGCGGGAGTCGCCGAGACCTCGATCTACATCGCGGGCGACGTCCAAGGCCGAGGAGTGGGAAAAGCACTGATCCACCAGCAGGTCACCGCGGCGGACAAAGGGGGTCTCTGGACGCTCCAGACGTCGATCTTCCCCGAGAACAAGGCCAGTCTCGCACTGCACCGCTCGGCGGGGTTCCGCACCGTCGGAGTGAGAGAACGCATCGCGCGTCACCACGGCCGCTGGCGGGACACCATCGTGATGGAACGCCGTTCCACGATCACTGACGAGGCGATCGACCCGTCCGCCGACTGACGCCTCGCCCGACGCAGGGTCAGGGGCGCCGGGTGAAGTGCATCGCGTCCTGCTCCGCCGAACCGGGCGACGGGATCAACTCGTCCCGCTCACCCTTGCGGGTCTCCCAGGTCAGTTCCTGGGTAATGCCGACCTCACCCTGTGACTCGGCCACATCGGCGTCCGCGAAGTCGGGAGGATCCTCCGGCGGATCCTCGATGTAGGTCTCCCAGAGGTCAACCTCGGTCGCCTGTTCGTCGTCGTCGAGGTCGGTCTCCAACCGACCGTCGCCAGGACCAAGGCCCCAGTCCTGCACCGACATCGCTCCCCCGTTCCCCGCGTACCTTCCGATACCTCAGGTGTTCCCGAACGGGGGCCGACCATGCCACCCCATCGACCACGGTCGTTGGCGCGAGAGCGAAGAGCTCAGCCGCGCAGTTGACCCCGTCGCCCCGCTTGACGCAACCTGCGCCGCTGCGAGGGATCCAACATGGCGTAACCGACCACCGGCACCGCCAACACGCCCAGCACCACCAGCACCGTGACCCACGTCGGAATCAACCAGAGCGCTATCAGCCCCGCGCCGACTCCACCAACGATCCACCATCCGGTTCGAGACATCCCGCCTCCCCTGTACGCGGCTCTCGTCCTGCCTCCAGTGTCGGTCCTCACGTCCACGTATGCACGAACCCAAGGCAAAATCAGGGACAACTCAGGGGTCGAGGGGGCCGGAGGCCTTAGTGATGAGTGCGGCGTAGCCGCGCCATATAAGTATTTCGTTGGGTGGTTTCAAAAATCGCCACCTTTACAACGTAGATTTATAAAGGAACAGGGAGCCGAGTCGAGACCCGGTCGAGCCATCCACCGCGCCATCGGCGTTTCCCCACGGACGCGCGACTCCTCGCACTGGCCTCCCCACACAACACTCGCGGCGCTCCCCTTCCGAGGAGCGCCGCGAGGTCGTCGTCGAGAGTGACCGACGTGGAGGGGGCGGAAGCTCAGGACTCGACCTGCATGTCCCCCGTCGCCGGTCCGTGCGCCTTGGCGTTCGCCATCTCCACGGCGTCGTCGAACTCGCGGTCCCGCTGCGCGTTGGGCTGGTGAGTCAGCATGCTGACCACCACGGCGACCACGACGTTGGCGATGAAGCCCGGGATGATCTCGTACAGGCTCGCCCCGAGAATCTGGGGGTCCAGCGCGGACCAGACGAAGACGACCACCGTGCCCACGACCATTCCGGCGAGCGCGCCCCAGTTGGTGAGCTTGCGCCAGAACAGCGACAACAGGATGGCGGGACCGAACGAGGCCCCGAACCCGGCCCATGCGAAGGCCACCAGCTCGAGGATGGTGCCGCTGGGGTTGATCGCGAGCGCCATGGCGATGACGGCGACGATCAGGACACAGATCCGGCCCAGGTTCAGCAGGGTGCGCTCCGAGGCGCCGCGACCGAACACCTTGTACAGGTCCTCCACGAACGCCGAGGAGCTGACGATGAGCTGGCTGGAGACCGTGCTCATGATCGCCGCGAGCACGGCCGCGAAAACGAAACCGACCAGCAGCGGGTGCAGCAGCACCTGCGACAGCGCCAACACGACGAGTTCGGGGTTGTCGAGGGAGCCACCGGAGCGGTGGAAGTAGGCGATGCCGAGGAGACCGCTGGCGACGGCGCCCGTGAGGGACAGGACCATCCAGCCGATGCCGATGCGCCGGGCGGACTTCGCCGAGGCCGCGTCGCGCATGGCCATGAAGCGCACGATGATGTGCGGCTGTCCGAAGTAGCCGAGGCCCCACGCGAGCGCGGAGATGACGCCCACCGCCGTAGCGGCGGTCAGCCCGGCTCCACCGAAGAACGACAGACGGGAGGGGTCGACCTCGCGGATGGCAGCGGCGGTGTCGCCCAGCCCACCCACGGCGAAGACGACGATCACCGGGACGACGAGCAGGAGGAGCAGCATCAGAGTTCCCTGGACCACGTCGGTCAGGGAGGCACCGAGGAATCCACCGATCAACGTGTAGACCAAGGTCACGGCCGCCACGATCAACATGCCGGTGATGTAGTTGGTGCCGAAGGCGAGCTGGAAGAACTCACCGCCGGCGACCATCATTGAGGACACGTAGAACGTGAAGAAGACCAGCACGATCGCACCGGAGGCGACCCGCAGGGCCCGGGACCGGTCATGCAGTCGGTTCTCGAAGAACGACGGGATCGTGATCGAGTTCTTGGCGATCTCCGTGTAGGACCTCAGCCGCGGTGCGACGAAGCGCCAGTTCAGATAGGCGCCGATCGTCAGACCGATGGCGATCCACGCCTCGATCAGACCAGCCGCGTAGATCGCCCCGGGCAGGCCCATCATGAGCCAGCCCGACATGTCCGAGGCGCCGGCACTCAGGGCGGCCGTCCACGGGGGCAGCTTGCGACCCGCGAGCATATAGCCCTCGTGGTCAGTGGTCTGGCGATAGGCGTAATACCCGATCGCGATCATCACGCCGAAATACACAAGAAGCGCGATGACCTGGTAGGTCTGGTCGGACATCGTGGTCCCCTTCAATGGGTGGTGAAACGATGGAAGATCCCCCGAGGCCAGTGCTTCTGTGCGGCGAGGCGTTCCTTGGCGATGATGAGTTGCCTAGACATGCTGCGGAAGTACAGGGGGGATGTCGTAGCGCTGTGGCGTGCCGAAACGATGCGCGGTGATCGAGACGGCCTGCTCGCGCAGGAAGGGTAGGAGCTCGACAGTACCGGCCGAGACGACCTCGCCACCATAGACGGCGAGCGCCGGTGACCCGTCGGTCGCGGTGACGACCTCGTCGGCGTCGGCACCGACCAAGCGTACGCGGCCGCCGCTCTGGGCGAGCGCCACGCAGCGCGCGTGCCACCGCTCGCCCTCCTCGACCCGCGCCTCGGCACCGACTCCGGCCAGGTAGGCGGCCAGTTCCTTCGGTAGCCGTTCGCTGGTGCTGACGGTGAACGGGCCACCGACGCGGGCCGCGGCCGCGACGACACGCAGCAGCTCGACGACACGCGCGCCTTCGGCGCGGATGGTGACGGGCACCGGGTGGTAGCGCAGGGCGTTGTGTTCGTGGATCAGGCCGGTGGCGTCACTGACGACGCCGAACTCCGTGGCTCGGGCCTCGGCGTCGCAGGACAGGGCCCCGGCCAACCACGCCCGGTCCGCGTCCTCGACACCGAGGGATTCGGCGACATCCAGGATGTCGCGGCTCAGCGCGTCATCGGTGGGGGTGGCGTCGACCGGTTCATCGCTCCAGGTTCCGAAGGCCTTGAGGTAGTTGGGGCCACCGGCCTTCGTCCCCGGTCCGACCGCGGACTTCTTCCACCCGCCGAAAGGCTGGCGCTGCACGATGGCGCCGGTGATGCCCCGGTTGACGTAGACGTTCCCGGCCTCCACGGAGCCCAGCCACCGCTGGATCTCGGTCTCGTCCAGGGCGTGCAGACCCGAGGTCAGACCGTACTCGATCTGGTTGACCCAACCGATCGCCTCGTCGAGGGTCTCGGCGGTCATGATCCCGAGGACGGGTCCGAAGTACTCCGTGAGGTGGTACTCCGACCCCGGCCGCACCCCCTCACGGATGCCGGGACGCCACAACATCCCGCTGTCGTCCAGCCGTTCCGGCTCCAGGACCCACGACTCCCCCGGTCCCAAGGTCGTCAGGGCGGAGAGGAGCTTGCCCGAGGCGGGTTCGACGATCGGCCCGACCTGCGACCGCTCGTCCCACGGCGGCCCCACGTGCAGGGACCGCACTGCGTCGAGGAGCTGGCGTCGGAAGCGTTCGGACGTGGCGACGGATCCGACGAGGATGACCAGGGACGCCGCGGAGCACTTCTGGCCCGCGTGGCCGAACGCCGAGGTGGCGACGTCGCGGGCCGCGAGGTCGAGGTCGGCGCTGGGCGTGACGATGATGGCGTTCTTGCCGCTGGTCTCCGCGAGGAGCGGCAGGTCGCGGCGCATCGACCGGAACAGCTCGGCGGTCTCGTAGGCCCCGGTCAGGATCACCCGCTCCACGGAGGGGTGGGCGATGAGGTCGGAGCCGAGGTCGTGCTCGCTGAGCCGGACGTAACGCAGCACGTCGCGGGGAACTCCGGCCTCCCACAGGGCCTCGACGATGACGGCCGCGCAGCGGTGGGCCTGCTCCGCCGGTTTGATGATCACCGCCGCCCCGGCGGCCAGGGCGGCGAGGGTGGATCCCGTCGGGATGGCCACGGGGAAGTTCCACGGCGGGGTGACCACGGTCAACCGGTTGGGCTCGAAACGGGCCCCCCGCGTCTCGTTCAGCGCCCGGCCGAGCTCGGCGTAGTAGTGGGCGAAGTCGATGGCCTCACTGACCTCCGGGTCGCTCTGCTCCAGTACCTTCCCGCACTCCGAACCCATGACCTCCAGCAGGTCGGCGCGTCGGCGCTGCAGCATCTCACCGGCCCGGTGCAGGATCCGGGCACGCTCCTCGGGTCCCAGCTCACGCCAGGAGTCGCCCGCCGCGACGGTTCCCGAGACCAACGCGTCGAGCTCCTCGCGGGTCTCGACCCAGCCCTGGGCCGCGGTGGTCAGGCCACGGTCGCTGTCGCGCATGCGGGCACGGATCCCGGCTCCCCACGCGCGGTTGGCACCGAGGGCGGTGTCGGTGTCCGGGGTGTTGACGAACCGGTCGACGGGATGCGCCGGCTGCTCGACGGTACGGTCCTGCACCCGGTGCGGCTCGGGGGTGCTGGCGGGCATGGCCGCGACCGAGGCGGCGAACCGGTCCCGTTCCCGCTCGAACAGCGACGTGTCGTGGTCGAGCTCGAAGACCGCCGACATGAAGTTCTCCGACGAGGCACCCTCCTCGAGGCGACGCACCAGGTAGGCGATGGCGACGTCGAACTCGCGGGGGTGCACCACGGGGGTGTAGAGCAGGAGACCACCGATGTCGCGTCGCACGACCGCCGCCTGGGCGGTGGCCATGCCGAGCAGCATCTCGATGTCGACGCCGTCGCGACACCCGCGACGGCCGGCCAGCAGCCACGCCAGGGCCAGGTCGAACAGGTTGTGCCCCGCCACCCCGATGCGCACGGCTCGGGTGTGCTCAGGCCGTAGGGCGTAGTCGAGCACGGCCTTGTAGGAGGCGTCGGACTCCTCCTTGCTCCCCCAGGTGGCCAGCGGCCACCCGTGGACCTCGGCGTCGACCCGCTCCATTGGCAGGTTGGCGCCCTTGACCACACGGACCTTGACGGGCGCTCCCCCGGCGTCCACGCGCCTGGTCGCCCACTCCTGGAGGCGTTCCATGGCGGCGAGCGCGTCGGGCAGGTACGCCTGCAGGACGATTCCGGCCTCGAAGTCGGTGAACTCCTCGCGGTCCAGGAGGGAGGTGAAGACCGCGAGGGTGAGGTCGAGGTCCTTGTACTCCTCCATGTCGAGGTTGATGAACTTCGGACCCCCCGGCGCGGTCTTGGCCTGCCGGTACAGCGGCGCCAACGCGTCGACCGCCTCGGCGACGGCGGTGTCGAAGGCCCACGGGCTGTGCGGCGCGACCGTCGAGGACACCTTGATCGAGACGTAGTCGACGTCCTCCCGCGCGAGAAGGCTCCGGGTGCCCTCCACGCGTCGTTCCGCCTCCTCCTGGCCGAGGATCGCCTCGCCCAACAGGTTCACGTTCAGCCGCACACCGGGCTGGCTCGCGCGGATCCGCTCGATCGCCGGACCGAGCTTCGTGTCCGAGGCGTCGATGATCAGGTGGCGGACCATGCGGCGCAGCGTGGCCCGGGCGACCGGGACGACGACGCCGGGCAGTACCCGGCCGATCTGGGCCCCGACCCGGATGGCCGCGCGCATCGCCCACGGCAGGAAGCGCGGCGTGAGCGGCACCAGTGTCCGCAGGTGCGCGGCGGCGGCCCGGTGGTCCTCAGGGCGGACCACCCCGTCGACGAAACCCACGGTGAACGCCAGCCCGTTCGGATCCTGGAGGACGCCCGCCAGACGTTTGGCGGCGGCGTCCACCGGTTCGCCGCGGCTCTCGTCGATCCAGCGACGGACGAGTGTGACGGCTTCGTCGACGAGTTCGTCGTCGATGGTGGGCTGCTGGGTCTTTTCGGTGCTCATGGCCGTACGTCCTTTCCTCGGGTATGCCGGTGTGCGCCTCGACACATCCGATGGAAGGAGTCTGACATCGACAACCGTTCGTGAAAAGCGATAGTTTTCGAAGATCACGATTCGGGTTTAACGAACGGTTACGTCAATGTGGGACCTGCACCGCCTTCGTCTTCTCCACGAACTCCACCGTCACGGGACTGTGACCGAGGTCGCCGACCTGCTGAAGTTCAGTCCGTCGACCGTCTCCGCGCAGCTCGCGAAGCTCGAGGGCGAGATCGGCGTGCCTCTCTTCGAGCCGGAGGGGCGGCGCCTGCGTCTGACTCCCCACGGGGTTCGGATCGCGCGGCACGCCGCGGAGGTGATCGACCTCGAGGAGCAGGTGAAGAGCGAGTTGGCCTCCGCGCGCCCCGTCCCCGAGACGGTGCGGATCGCGACTTTG is part of the Spiractinospora alimapuensis genome and harbors:
- a CDS encoding HhH-GPD-type base excision DNA repair protein encodes the protein MSRALHLTGDAEADRLLSQDPLALMIGMLLDQQVTMESAFAGPKKILDRLGSLRAEDIAAMDPERFADLCAEPPAVHRFPGSMAKRIQALCQALLEEYGGDPEVLWTSGSPDGPEVLRRLRALPGFGAQKAQIFLALLGKQWGADIPGWREAAGDYGREGSRRSIADVVDENTLHEVRAEKKRLKAAAKNKG
- a CDS encoding helix-turn-helix domain-containing GNAT family N-acetyltransferase gives rise to the protein MAVDPTNPTAPSLPTDTAEKYAAWFACLADPTRLRLLHLLATGTPAPTVGELASRLAIGQPTVSHHLRKLSTAECVTLTKDGTATRVSINADCAAELPHVIDVLTGLLATTPCCPTDLPADVTIRPMISADFDTVRAIYAEGIATGNATFETEPPDVATLERKWLPDHRWVAEIADVVVGWAAATPTSSRACYAGVAETSIYIAGDVQGRGVGKALIHQQVTAADKGGLWTLQTSIFPENKASLALHRSAGFRTVGVRERIARHHGRWRDTIVMERRSTITDEAIDPSAD
- the putP gene encoding sodium/proline symporter PutP is translated as MSDQTYQVIALLVYFGVMIAIGYYAYRQTTDHEGYMLAGRKLPPWTAALSAGASDMSGWLMMGLPGAIYAAGLIEAWIAIGLTIGAYLNWRFVAPRLRSYTEIAKNSITIPSFFENRLHDRSRALRVASGAIVLVFFTFYVSSMMVAGGEFFQLAFGTNYITGMLIVAAVTLVYTLIGGFLGASLTDVVQGTLMLLLLLVVPVIVVFAVGGLGDTAAAIREVDPSRLSFFGGAGLTAATAVGVISALAWGLGYFGQPHIIVRFMAMRDAASAKSARRIGIGWMVLSLTGAVASGLLGIAYFHRSGGSLDNPELVVLALSQVLLHPLLVGFVFAAVLAAIMSTVSSQLIVSSSAFVEDLYKVFGRGASERTLLNLGRICVLIVAVIAMALAINPSGTILELVAFAWAGFGASFGPAILLSLFWRKLTNWGALAGMVVGTVVVFVWSALDPQILGASLYEIIPGFIANVVVAVVVSMLTHQPNAQRDREFDDAVEMANAKAHGPATGDMQVES
- a CDS encoding bifunctional proline dehydrogenase/L-glutamate gamma-semialdehyde dehydrogenase; the encoded protein is MSTEKTQQPTIDDELVDEAVTLVRRWIDESRGEPVDAAAKRLAGVLQDPNGLAFTVGFVDGVVRPEDHRAAAAHLRTLVPLTPRFLPWAMRAAIRVGAQIGRVLPGVVVPVARATLRRMVRHLIIDASDTKLGPAIERIRASQPGVRLNVNLLGEAILGQEEAERRVEGTRSLLAREDVDYVSIKVSSTVAPHSPWAFDTAVAEAVDALAPLYRQAKTAPGGPKFINLDMEEYKDLDLTLAVFTSLLDREEFTDFEAGIVLQAYLPDALAAMERLQEWATRRVDAGGAPVKVRVVKGANLPMERVDAEVHGWPLATWGSKEESDASYKAVLDYALRPEHTRAVRIGVAGHNLFDLALAWLLAGRRGCRDGVDIEMLLGMATAQAAVVRRDIGGLLLYTPVVHPREFDVAIAYLVRRLEEGASSENFMSAVFELDHDTSLFERERDRFAASVAAMPASTPEPHRVQDRTVEQPAHPVDRFVNTPDTDTALGANRAWGAGIRARMRDSDRGLTTAAQGWVETREELDALVSGTVAAGDSWRELGPEERARILHRAGEMLQRRRADLLEVMGSECGKVLEQSDPEVSEAIDFAHYYAELGRALNETRGARFEPNRLTVVTPPWNFPVAIPTGSTLAALAAGAAVIIKPAEQAHRCAAVIVEALWEAGVPRDVLRYVRLSEHDLGSDLIAHPSVERVILTGAYETAELFRSMRRDLPLLAETSGKNAIIVTPSADLDLAARDVATSAFGHAGQKCSAASLVILVGSVATSERFRRQLLDAVRSLHVGPPWDERSQVGPIVEPASGKLLSALTTLGPGESWVLEPERLDDSGMLWRPGIREGVRPGSEYHLTEYFGPVLGIMTAETLDEAIGWVNQIEYGLTSGLHALDETEIQRWLGSVEAGNVYVNRGITGAIVQRQPFGGWKKSAVGPGTKAGGPNYLKAFGTWSDEPVDATPTDDALSRDILDVAESLGVEDADRAWLAGALSCDAEARATEFGVVSDATGLIHEHNALRYHPVPVTIRAEGARVVELLRVVAAAARVGGPFTVSTSERLPKELAAYLAGVGAEARVEEGERWHARCVALAQSGGRVRLVGADADEVVTATDGSPALAVYGGEVVSAGTVELLPFLREQAVSITAHRFGTPQRYDIPPVLPQHV